In the Pongo abelii isolate AG06213 chromosome 18, NHGRI_mPonAbe1-v2.0_pri, whole genome shotgun sequence genome, CCCTACTGAGAagttttctccattttctgtGACTTCTGCCTGTAATTTTTCTGGGAGTTTCATTATctataaaacacagaaaatgccACATTTGTGCTGATGATCTATAAAATTGTCCTATGCTGTCTGTATTGATTGCCCCCTTCTCTTGCATTCATCAGcttgctttattttactgtggcAAAGAAAGTGCAAAACAACAATCATTTCAATATTGCAAACAGGCACCAGGGAAAGACCGGGGAGTAGGCGgacattaataatttaaaatcacaGTATGACTCATAGAACCCTGTAGACAATTCACCAAAAGAATAAATGATGCAGATGCAGTCCCAGAGAGCACACAAACACGTGGAAACGGCTTTCTGGATTGCTGTTTCCATGGACCAAATAGAGATGGGATGGGAGAGTTTTCTGGACATTAAGCAAGGGTAAGACAGGGTCTGACTTATCCAGAGTGACAAGCCAAAGTGGCCTTGGAAGATGCTCACGTTGGTACCAAGTCCTGGAAAAATATCACGTTGGGCTGCAGAGGTGGCCATGCTCACCTGCTGACTCCAGCTGGGGCTGTAGCTCTTATAGGACAGGGTTCCCTCTCGCAGATGGTCCAGTCCTCTCCAACCAGCCATACTTGCCATTCCCAGAACATTCCACACCCTCCCGTTTTCTGTGGCTTGTCTGTTCTGATAAGCAAATGAGGCCATTGGCAGAGTAGCAGGGCCTTCCACCTGCTCTACAGCCAGATACGCTTGAGTTCAAGTCTCCATCCTGCTACTCACTAGCCTGGGCATGTTACTTCCCTGagctttaatttcttcatctctaaaactaGGGGTAAGAGTACCAACCTCAGAGCATGTAGTAAGGACCAAGTGAGATGATACATGTAGTGCTCTTGACTGGATCATTGTAGAGCCCTATTGTTGCTTTTAATAGGAAAGAGTAACTAAGGATTATGTTCTACTGACTTACGTGGTGTCCACAAATAAACCTGGCTAAGTACTGGCCTAGGTGCTTGTCAAATTTAAATGTAGGCCAGGAATCTAGGGCAGTGGTGCTGGGAAACAAACTCCTCCTCAACAGCCCCAGAGACCTACTGTGTCTCTCATGAATGTTCTCTCCAGAACCTGCCAGAGCATCTCGTCGGTGTGACTCTCAAAGGGATCCAAGTTGTACCTGCaatgaaggagaggagaggacagggagCCAGATTTCCAAGGACAAGAGGATCGATGGGGAGCAGGTTTTCTGTAGCATGTGGAGGAGGGTAGGAGGTGGCATGTGATGACCTTGTGCTCCAAAAATAGTGCTCAGTACAGGACAGTGGTCCACAAAATACGAGACCAAGGGCCCACAACTCTGCGATGGAGCAGAGACCACTGAGGCAGGCAATGACAGGTGAAACCCTGCCAAGAGGCAGCTCTGAGCAAGGTGCTCAGAAAGACACACCTGGGCCTCTCAGCAGCCCTGAGTAGCAGAGTGGGTTTGAACTGATAAAAATTcttggcagagaaagagagagagtaagCAACCCAAATCTGCCACTCCATGCATCGGCAGCTCCTAGGGCCTCACAGGGTGCTGAGCAGCTCAGACGCAGAATGTAAATCTACTGTTTCAAGAGGCAGAATGCATTTTTCAAACAATGAACTCTAAATACAGTAAATACAGTTACCCTACTTCATCTGGTGCTCTATGGGAGAAATGTTCCTCTCATTACAGAGAGAGCCGCTGCACTGGCTAACTGAGAAACTGCCTTTCCCCTTGTGCCTTGATATCAGATCTGGAGCCCCATAGAAGCTGCAGCCCTACTGTTCTTGTGCTTGAAATAGCTTCTGTTCACTTAggtgtggaaataaatgaatgcacTTTGCAATGGATAGCTATATACATGGGgtaactatttattttattgtgcaaACTGGGACACTTTTCAGAGTGGCCACTGCTAAACCTGATGGGATGCTGGGACACAGGCATAAACTAGGGCTGTCCAGAGCCACTGGAATATCTTCTCAGTGTATGAATGAATATAGAAGCATCTTGTTCATTAATAATGTGTTTATAAAACACAAGTAATGCTCAGACCCCAGGCCCTGGCTCCTCCCAAGGCTGGATGCAGAAACAGGGACCAGCAGTGCTTGTGAGCCCCCCTGGGATACTGCTTCCCTCAGACAGAACAGCTCCAGGCCAGCCTTGCCCTGGGGACATCACAAAGTTCTTGGTCAGTCTGATTTCGCTCTCCAAAAATAGAAATGCACAATGATTAAAAACAGCTACCTTACTGTACCTACAAACAGGACAGGATCCTGTGGGATCACGGTCAGCTTGGTTCTGAGGTCTTCCAAGCTGAGAGTGCAGATATCCACCTCATCAataaagattgtgccactggctGGCTCCACCAGACGAAACAAAGCCATTCCTAAGGATGACTTTCCTGGGAACCATAAAAGCAAGAACAACAAATCAAACATCAGTTTGTGCTTCCATCATATCCAAGCATTTAGTCAGTGGAATTTTTAATGCAATGCAAATGTGTCCATAAGGATGATGGTGTAGACAGAAAGTGTCTTCaccagggtgggggtggagggatggGCTGCCCTGACACAGTTAACCTGCCCATCCTTGCAGGGGCCCTTAGCACACAACTCATCTCTGGAGCCCGTTGCACTAGGATGATTGTCATTTAATTAATTCAAAAACTGATGTGTTTGCGTCCATCTCTACACACCCATTCAACCTGAAATCCTAATTTACCGTAAAGAGATTTGAGGGAAATAACAGCCAAtctgacacacatacacatcactCTCTGGTGTGACTTAACTAGGACATCCAGTGGAAATCCAAAGAAAACAAcctgaaagaaacaaaagcagagcTTGTCCTCACCGGAACCTGTTCTTCCAACAATCCCGACTGTCTGCCCACTTTGTATGTTCAAGTTCAGGCTGTCGAGAACAAGCGGGGTGTTGTCTCTGTATCTCATCTGATAGTCTCTGAAGGTGATCTCCCCATGGCTGGGCCAGTCCTTGGGACAGGTCCCCACTTTGaggggatgagtgcattcaggaACACAGGTCTGTAAAGGAGAATAACCAATGACCAGTGAATAgccatttgttttttcatttatttaactaattcattcattgattcacaCAGTTTCAGGTACTGCTGCTATTCATGGTGGTGAAAGAAACCAATAATGACCCTTAATTCTAGAAACGCACGTTCCAGTGGGGATGTcagataataaacaagaaaaaaaatttaaaatgatgacaATAAAACAGAGTATTGCAATAGGATACAGAATGTGATTTGTGTGTTGGGCAAGGTGGGTAGGAGAGTAAAAGTACTTGAGGTTTGAGGAAGGCACCTATGTGACATTGGACCTGAGGGCTGGAGTGCTGGGAGGATGCCAGCTACAAGAGAATCAAGTCCAGAGCCCTCCAGGTTGGGGGAACAGCTAGTACAAAGGCCCTGGGGCCAGAATGAGCTTGGGCAatttgaggaatggaaagaaaagtcatGTGGCTGGAGCTTAGCGAATAGAGGGATGGATGACTTAAAGGAATACACAAGGGGAAGCACATACTGGGCTTGTGGGCCTGGGAAAATGTCAGACGTGTAGCCCTGAAGCTGTATGACAAGGCCAGACATAGCTTTGAGTTTGCAGAACTCAACCAGATTTAATTTCAAGATCTGCAAGAATCATCATTATGCTGGAAGTAGAAAGATGATAAGAATGCAGGATGTCAAGTTCAGAGGTCTTTAgacatacatgaaaaaaaaaaaaatttcagtctcCTAAGAGTCCAAGAAATGCAAGGTCTAATTAAGGAGCCGGGCAGCTTGGCTTCCTCACAAGAGCAGCCCCTTCTCTTAAGTCACCTCTGTGTAAACAGCTGGAAATAGGGATCCCGTGTGCCCCATCAGGATGGCTGACCAGCCCAAATCTCTGGTCAATAAGCAACCTCATTTAGCTGAGAAAATACCTGTATTATTAAGGACTGAGTATTTTTAACCCCTAGAAGATTTAGaattaggaataaaaatattttagagaaataaaactgtAACAGTAATATTTTTAGTTTAAGAAATCTGCACACTTGGTGTTTCAAGTATTCACAATATATTAACAGAACTTGGGCTTGTGattctaatttaaaatgtataattgaataattgatttaaatatgattttaagtTAAAAGTTTACTGTTTATAGCATTGATACTGTCATGAAAACTTAAAGCTTACTATATTTATAAgtgtaatttattaaatttatacaaaCTCAAGAAGGTTTGTTATTAAATCAGATCATTGagttacttaaaaaacaaattgaatgtattaaattttaaaatgcagtttaaaatgttttaaagtgtttAACTAAGTTTGTAAATGGAGCCAAACACTCTTCAAAGGCACCTAAATGTGATTGCTAGAATTGGCTagacttcttttaaaagaatagCAAGATTTGTAAGTTGGATATAAAAGCTTTTAAAGAAGAGTTAGACTAAGCTTCTATTTTTTCAACTTATGACTTTAATCAatctaataataatttttaacttaaaaaaatgttaGAGTCAGGGTCTAGCTctgctgcacaggctggagtgcaatggcatcatcatagcttactgcagcctcaaactcctgggcccaagtgaccctccctccttaacctcctcagtagctaggactataggtgcaggccaccacacgaggcaaattttaactttttttgtgtgtgtagagacagggtctcactatactgcacagtctggtctcaaactcctggcttcaagcattcctcctgcctcggtctccaaaagtgttgagattacaggcgtgagccactgagcctggcaaaatattaatttttagaaaccaaagtaaaccactgaattgtatttttctgtgtatcAAAACAGCCGTTAAGGAAACCTTGTTAAAAAGAACCTCACATTCAACAACAAGGACTTTAGAATGTAGTGTAAATACAGATTTTAGGAAGAGGGATGACTCGTCCGATTTTGGGTTTTTTGtcgttgctgttgtttttgatttttgagacggagttttactcttgttgtcctgactggagggcaatggcgcaatctcgattcactgaaacctccacctcctgggctctagtgattcgcctgcctcagcctcccaagtaacggGGATTACCaccgctcgccaccatgcctggctaatttttgtatttttagtggagacagggtttcaccatgttggccaggctggtctcaaactcttgacctcaggtgatctgcccgcctcggcctcccaaagtgctgggattataggcgtaagccaccatgcccggcccgatttcggttttttaaaaagaccccTTTCGCATCTAAAAAGATCCAGTATTTGCCCAAGTCCTGCCAAAATTAACTTGTCCCTCCTGTTTGATGCAGTAATTTCTTACCGAAATGTATTCCCTGAGAAGCTCCACGGAGGTGAATTTGGCTTGCGTCTCTGTTCCCGTTCGCACACACACTTGGAGCAGTCCGCTCAGCTGTTGAAAAGGAGCGAGCAGCCGCAGTTAGAGCCCCTTCCTCCTTCGGGTTCTGCAGCTCCCCGTTCAGGAGGCAGCCCTGGTGAGTGATCCCTCCCCTGCCTCGCGCAAGACAGCACAAACAGGAGGCCTGCCTTCCCAGCCAAGAGCCCAGAAGTAAAGATATTCCTGTTGGGGTGTTTTGCCTTTAAACACTTCCTTTGTATTTAGAAACaaatggtaattatatttttcccTGGCACTCCAGATGGTGAGAATCATCTCCCCACAGAACCACTTGATCACATGCCTCTTTGAGTGGTGGGAATTCTCCCTGGGAGCTGCAGAACTGCTGGGTATCGGCCCCTTGCTGCCACCTGGCAGGGTCTTGCATCTCAGAGCAGCCCTCCCCTAGCCCCTTGCTCAAAAAACAACTGAAAACCATATCACCATAAGAGACCAGAAAACCATCAAGCCTGTCTCCTTGCTATAGTAATGAGAAAGTCAAGGCTCAGACTGGGGCATGTGGCTTGCTAAGGTCACCCACCTTAGGCCTAGATCTCCCAAAAGCCAACCCCCAGATTTCACTGCAAGAAGTATATTAGGGCAGGTTGAATGGTGTCCCCACCCCTAAAAGATGTGTCCAtttcctaatccctggaacctgccAATGCTCTCTCATTTGGAGAGAGGATCTTTGCAGGTGTTAGTAAGGATCTTGATATCATCCTGGATCACCTGGGTGGGTCCTAAGTCCAGTGATAAGTGTCATTATAAGAGACAGAGGAGAAGTCACCGAGGAGAAGGGGACgtgaaggcagaggcagagactggagtgatgcagctacaagaCAAGAGATGCCAGGGATGGCCAGCAGccacagaagctggaagagagaagaaagattcTCCCGAGCCTCTGGAGGGAAGCTggcccagccaacaccttgagTGCGGATGTCTGACTCCATAACAGTGAAAGAATACCTTTCTCTTGTTTGAAGCCTGCAAGCATgtaatttgtcacagcagcctTCACAAATGAACATAGGCGATGAACCCAGATTGTACCAGGAGGGGATGGAGGAGTGAGTAGGGGAAGAGAGGCCGCCCATCCCAGGTGTGTTTGTGAGACGTTACCACTGTGGGCAACTGAGAGTCCAGCTGGTCTTGGAGCTCTGGGACACTGAATGGAGCACACCTCGGAACTGTCCCGTGCCGGGGCAAGGAAGCCAGGGTACACGGGGGTACATAGCCACTAACTCCCTCAGTCATTGCTGCACTTGCTTCTGGGTGTGAGAATGCCCGGAACCTCCAGCCTGCCCTGGAAGGGTGGAGCAGCCCTAGCATTTGTCACCAAGTGGGATAGAGGCAGGGCCATCTCATGCATTAGCGAACTTCATTGACTGAGCAGTAGCCATGGGCCAGGTACTGGTTGGGACGCCGGTTTCCAGGGTTGAAGGTTATAGACAAGATCCCTGCACTCAAGCAGCTTCCATTCTAGTGGACTGGCGGGGATGGTGCACAAGGCCACTGCGGGAGTGACAAGAATGTCCTGAAAGCAGGTTGATGTGGGAGAGGGGCCGGGGCTGGAGAGTTACCTTAGATAGGGGGTTCCAGAGGACTGTGTGAGCTGAGGCATTTATGATAAGAAGTCCACCAGTCAAACTCGGGATAAGAATGCTCTAGTAAGAAGCAAGCGGTCTTAGCAGCAAAGAGGCAGGGGATGCGAGCAGGCATGACGTGGAGAGCGCTATGGGTGCAGACCCTCTGAGAGCCCCTCAGCAGGCCTCCCTGCTTAATACAGTTCAGCAGTTTCcacttctttagagaaatggctCTCAACCTGCCCCacagaggacatttggcaatgtctagagacaggTTGGGTTGTCACAACCTGGCGGGAGAGACATAATACTAGCGTCTCATGGGCAGAGCCAGGGAGGCTGCTGAACATCCTACCGTGCACAGAACAGCCCCTCACCAAAAGGATTATCCAGCCCCAAAGCCCACAGTGCCACGGTTGAGAAACCCAGTCTTGGAATACAGGTAATACCCTGCTCCTGGCTTACAAAGCTCTACGTATTCTACTCTGCCGGCACCTCATACCACCTTGCTCAAGCCATGCGGGCTTCTCAGATCCTCAAACATGCCAGGATCGTGCCTACCGCTGAGCCCTTCCCTGAGGCACTCTTTCTTCCAGTCTTCCTTGGCTGGTTCTttatccttcaggtctcagcttggAAGCCacctcccagcagaggcctcctcTGGCTGTTGTATGAAATGTTGCTTCCCCTTCCGAGAGCCACATTCCTCCACTCGTTGTCTTCCTAACATTTAAACACCTTCTGAGCTTCTCATCTATTTACTTGCCCCTCATTTATTCCAGCTGCCCACTAGAATGAGGGCAGGACTTGTCCAGACTGCTGACTGCTGATTCCACAGCCACTAGTACAGTTCCTGGCTCATGGTGGGTGCTCAGGGGATATctggtgagtgaatgaatgaaccctGTCCTTGAGAAGGGCATATACATCTTTTGCTAAATGCAAGAGTATCAGCTCCCAAGGCCACGGCAGCCCTCCCAGGTTTAGGATGCCCACAAAGGCATAGTGCTGGCCCCAGGAAGTGCTTATTCTCCTACGTGATGTGATATGATGTCACTTTGCATTCACTTTCTCTTCTGTGGGATTTCATGCCAATTTCTCATCCATCTAGGAAGCTTTCTCTAGTCTCAAGTGGAGTGCTGTCATTTTGATTCTGTGTTCTCCAAAGGGGGCTAATGCTCAGTGAAGCCACAGAGCCAGCTGGAGAACAAGTGTTCCCACAGATCTCAGTGCTGTGCACGACCTTACAGGAATGTTTGAAAACAATCTCATGGAAAGCTGATAATATTGCCCAAAAGCATGACCTTAGTTAGAGAAAGCTGTTTTACTTGGACCAATTAAGGGAAACTGTTCTACATCATCTGTTTGATATTTTACTAGACAACAACAAATGAAGACATCTATCAATACAGGAAACTGGTTACCCAAGGAAAATTCGTTTTTCCCCACTTAAGAGAGAGTACagagaatacatttttgtttctccttcccAAAATACCATTTAAATGATATCAGAGAAATTTTCCATAAAGAATAGACCTTTAACAGTAAGGGGATTGAGAAGAGATAGCAGTGAATAAGCTACAAATTTCTGCAAGATGGAAAGAGGATGAAAGCCTTTTGATAAAATGGAAGCAGAACATGCTAGAGTTTAAAGAGCAGAACCCAGAGAGGCTCCAGGTGTGAGAAGGGGGCCCACAAAGAGGCTGGCTGATAGGCTCTCTATATAGACAACCACTCCTGTCTGGTTCACTCACTCCTCttcccctcttctttctcctaACCAGAGTTCCTTGGACCCTTTATCCCTAGGCATGGGAGCACacgtgcacacagacacacacacatacacatgattttctctaaagaaattgaattaactGCCTGGGGATAAATGGGGCTCTCTGAATAGTCCCCTGCATAAAAACTTCTTTAAGTCTTGCATTTGGGTACCTAAAA is a window encoding:
- the ABCC12 gene encoding ATP-binding cassette sub-family C member 12 isoform X2; the encoded protein is MRYRDNTPLVLDSLNLNIQSGQTVGIVGRTGSGKSSLGMALFRLVEPASGTIFIDEVDICTLSLEDLRTKLTVIPQDPVLFVGTVRYNLDPFESHTDEMLWQVLERTFMRDTNRQATENGRVWNVLGMASMAGWRGLDHLREGTLSYKSYSPSWSQQIMKLPEKLQAEVTENGENFSVGERQLLCVARALLRNSKIILLDEATASMDSKTDTLVQNTIKDAFKGCTVLTIAHRLNTVLNCDHVLVMENGKVIEFDKPEVLAEKPDSAFAMLLAAEVRL